Proteins encoded in a region of the Onychostoma macrolepis isolate SWU-2019 chromosome 20, ASM1243209v1, whole genome shotgun sequence genome:
- the LOC131526779 gene encoding cytochrome P450 2J2-like isoform X2: MILHFIYESFDFKSWIILSFVLLLLVDIIKYRNPSSFPPGPWPLPFLGNVFTEIDFRNVNKLAEVYGAIFSLRVGSEKIIIVSGYKMVKEALITQIDSFVDRPNVPLFHKVFKGIGTILSNGYLWRMHRKFAVSHLRTFGDGKKSLELRIQQECVHLCNAFRAEKGPFNPMVTLNSAVSNIISCLIFGQRFDYHDEYYQQILRLDTECIQLIGSPRAQLYNVCPWLLEYLPGPHQTIFSNYKQITDFLRGEIIKHREDWDPSNPRDLIDNYLTEMEKKKSDPEAGFNIEGLVVTCLDLIEAGTETATTTLRWGLLFMMKFPEIQEKVQAEIDRVIGQSRQPCLADRVDMPYTEAVIHEMQRFGDVVPLGFPKKAVKDTKLGDYFIPKGTSITVNLSSVLHDPNEWETPDTFNPGHFLNENGQFRKRDAFLPFSAGKRACLGEQLARQELFLYFTSLLQQFTISKCPGEEPSLEGEIWFTYAPAPYQKE; the protein is encoded by the exons AtgattttgcattttatatatgaaaGCTTTGATTTTAAAAGCTGGATCATTTTAAGCTTTGTTTTACTGCTTCTTGTAGATATCATCAAATATAGGAATCCTTCCAGTTTCCCCCCAGGACCCTGGCCTCTACCATTCCTGGGAAATGTCTTCACTGAGATAGATTTTAGGAACGTGAATAAG TTGGCTGAAGTCTATGGGGCCATATTCAGCTTAAGAGTGGGCAGTGAGAAAATTATAATTGTTTCTGGATATAAAATGGTAAAGGAGGCACTCATTACTCAGATCGATAGTTTTGTTGACCGTCCAAATGTCCCTCTGTTTCACAAAGTTTTTAAGGGAATTG GTACGATACTGAGTAATGGTTACCTGTGGCGGATGCATAGGAAGTTTGCTGTCTCCCATTTGCGGACCTTTGGAGATGGGAAAAAAAGCCTTGAGCTTAGAATCCAACAAGAATGTGTCCACCTATGCAATGCTTTTAGGGCAGAAAAGG gACCTTTTAATCCCATGGTCACCTTAAACAGTGCTGTCTCAAATATCATCTCCTGCTTAATATTTGGACAACGCTTTGACTATCATGATGAATATTATCAACAAATTCTGCGTCTTGACACTGAATGCATTCAGTTAATAGGCTCTCCTAGAGCACAG CTGTATAATGTGTGTCCTTGGCTCTTGGAATACTTACCTGGCCCCCATCAGACTATTTTTTCCAACTATAAGCAAATAACAGACTTCTTGAGAGGAGAGATCATTAAACACAGAGAGGACTGGGACCCTTCAAACCCACGTGACTTAATAGACAACTACCTGACTGAGATGGAAAAG AAAAAGAGTGACCCCGAGGCTGGTTTTAACATTGAAGGATTAGTGGTGACTTGTCTAGATCTGATTGAGGCTGGGACAGAAACCGCAACCACAACATTGCGCTGGGGTCTGCTTTTTATGATGAAGTTCCCAGAAATCCAAG AAAAGGTGCAGGCAGAGATAGACAGGGTGATTGGACAGTCGCGTCAGCCCTGTTTGGCTGACAGAGTTGATATGCCCTACACTGAGGCTGTTATCCATGAGATGCAAAGATTTGGAGATGTTGTTCCGCTGGGATTCCCTAAAAAAGCTGTGAAAGACACAAAACTAGGGGATTACTTCATTCCTAAG GGGACATCTATTACAGTAAACCTGTCTTCAGTCCTGCATGATCCAAATGAATGGGAGACACCAGACACCTTTAACCCAGGACACTTCCTGAATGAAAATGGACAGTTTCGGAAAAGAGATGCGTTCCTGCCATTTTCAGCAG GTAAGCGAGCGTGTTTGGGAGAGCAGCTGGCTCGTCAGGAGCTTTTCTTATACTTCACCTCTCTGCTGCAGCAATTCACCATCTCCAAATGTCCAGGAGAGGAACCCAGTTTGGAGGGAGAGATATGGTTCACATATGCTCCTGCTCCCTACC aaAAAGAGTGA
- the LOC131526779 gene encoding cytochrome P450 2J2-like isoform X3: protein MVKEALITQIDSFVDRPNVPLFHKVFKGIGTILSNGYLWRMHRKFAVSHLRTFGDGKKSLELRIQQECVHLCNAFRAEKGPFNPMVTLNSAVSNIISCLIFGQRFDYHDEYYQQILRLDTECIQLIGSPRAQLYNVCPWLLEYLPGPHQTIFSNYKQITDFLRGEIIKHREDWDPSNPRDLIDNYLTEMEKKKSDPEAGFNIEGLVVTCLDLIEAGTETATTTLRWGLLFMMKFPEIQEKVQAEIDRVIGQSRQPCLADRVDMPYTEAVIHEMQRFGDVVPLGFPKKAVKDTKLGDYFIPKGTSITVNLSSVLHDPNEWETPDTFNPGHFLNENGQFRKRDAFLPFSAGKRACLGEQLARQELFLYFTSLLQQFTISKCPGEEPSLEGEIWFTYAPAPYRMCLSSR from the exons ATGGTAAAGGAGGCACTCATTACTCAGATCGATAGTTTTGTTGACCGTCCAAATGTCCCTCTGTTTCACAAAGTTTTTAAGGGAATTG GTACGATACTGAGTAATGGTTACCTGTGGCGGATGCATAGGAAGTTTGCTGTCTCCCATTTGCGGACCTTTGGAGATGGGAAAAAAAGCCTTGAGCTTAGAATCCAACAAGAATGTGTCCACCTATGCAATGCTTTTAGGGCAGAAAAGG gACCTTTTAATCCCATGGTCACCTTAAACAGTGCTGTCTCAAATATCATCTCCTGCTTAATATTTGGACAACGCTTTGACTATCATGATGAATATTATCAACAAATTCTGCGTCTTGACACTGAATGCATTCAGTTAATAGGCTCTCCTAGAGCACAG CTGTATAATGTGTGTCCTTGGCTCTTGGAATACTTACCTGGCCCCCATCAGACTATTTTTTCCAACTATAAGCAAATAACAGACTTCTTGAGAGGAGAGATCATTAAACACAGAGAGGACTGGGACCCTTCAAACCCACGTGACTTAATAGACAACTACCTGACTGAGATGGAAAAG AAAAAGAGTGACCCCGAGGCTGGTTTTAACATTGAAGGATTAGTGGTGACTTGTCTAGATCTGATTGAGGCTGGGACAGAAACCGCAACCACAACATTGCGCTGGGGTCTGCTTTTTATGATGAAGTTCCCAGAAATCCAAG AAAAGGTGCAGGCAGAGATAGACAGGGTGATTGGACAGTCGCGTCAGCCCTGTTTGGCTGACAGAGTTGATATGCCCTACACTGAGGCTGTTATCCATGAGATGCAAAGATTTGGAGATGTTGTTCCGCTGGGATTCCCTAAAAAAGCTGTGAAAGACACAAAACTAGGGGATTACTTCATTCCTAAG GGGACATCTATTACAGTAAACCTGTCTTCAGTCCTGCATGATCCAAATGAATGGGAGACACCAGACACCTTTAACCCAGGACACTTCCTGAATGAAAATGGACAGTTTCGGAAAAGAGATGCGTTCCTGCCATTTTCAGCAG GTAAGCGAGCGTGTTTGGGAGAGCAGCTGGCTCGTCAGGAGCTTTTCTTATACTTCACCTCTCTGCTGCAGCAATTCACCATCTCCAAATGTCCAGGAGAGGAACCCAGTTTGGAGGGAGAGATATGGTTCACATATGCTCCTGCTCCCTACCGTATGTGTCTGTCCTCACGTTAG
- the LOC131526779 gene encoding cytochrome P450 2J2-like isoform X1, protein MILHFIYESFDFKSWIILSFVLLLLVDIIKYRNPSSFPPGPWPLPFLGNVFTEIDFRNVNKLAEVYGAIFSLRVGSEKIIIVSGYKMVKEALITQIDSFVDRPNVPLFHKVFKGIGTILSNGYLWRMHRKFAVSHLRTFGDGKKSLELRIQQECVHLCNAFRAEKGPFNPMVTLNSAVSNIISCLIFGQRFDYHDEYYQQILRLDTECIQLIGSPRAQLYNVCPWLLEYLPGPHQTIFSNYKQITDFLRGEIIKHREDWDPSNPRDLIDNYLTEMEKKKSDPEAGFNIEGLVVTCLDLIEAGTETATTTLRWGLLFMMKFPEIQEKVQAEIDRVIGQSRQPCLADRVDMPYTEAVIHEMQRFGDVVPLGFPKKAVKDTKLGDYFIPKGTSITVNLSSVLHDPNEWETPDTFNPGHFLNENGQFRKRDAFLPFSAGKRACLGEQLARQELFLYFTSLLQQFTISKCPGEEPSLEGEIWFTYAPAPYRMCLSSR, encoded by the exons AtgattttgcattttatatatgaaaGCTTTGATTTTAAAAGCTGGATCATTTTAAGCTTTGTTTTACTGCTTCTTGTAGATATCATCAAATATAGGAATCCTTCCAGTTTCCCCCCAGGACCCTGGCCTCTACCATTCCTGGGAAATGTCTTCACTGAGATAGATTTTAGGAACGTGAATAAG TTGGCTGAAGTCTATGGGGCCATATTCAGCTTAAGAGTGGGCAGTGAGAAAATTATAATTGTTTCTGGATATAAAATGGTAAAGGAGGCACTCATTACTCAGATCGATAGTTTTGTTGACCGTCCAAATGTCCCTCTGTTTCACAAAGTTTTTAAGGGAATTG GTACGATACTGAGTAATGGTTACCTGTGGCGGATGCATAGGAAGTTTGCTGTCTCCCATTTGCGGACCTTTGGAGATGGGAAAAAAAGCCTTGAGCTTAGAATCCAACAAGAATGTGTCCACCTATGCAATGCTTTTAGGGCAGAAAAGG gACCTTTTAATCCCATGGTCACCTTAAACAGTGCTGTCTCAAATATCATCTCCTGCTTAATATTTGGACAACGCTTTGACTATCATGATGAATATTATCAACAAATTCTGCGTCTTGACACTGAATGCATTCAGTTAATAGGCTCTCCTAGAGCACAG CTGTATAATGTGTGTCCTTGGCTCTTGGAATACTTACCTGGCCCCCATCAGACTATTTTTTCCAACTATAAGCAAATAACAGACTTCTTGAGAGGAGAGATCATTAAACACAGAGAGGACTGGGACCCTTCAAACCCACGTGACTTAATAGACAACTACCTGACTGAGATGGAAAAG AAAAAGAGTGACCCCGAGGCTGGTTTTAACATTGAAGGATTAGTGGTGACTTGTCTAGATCTGATTGAGGCTGGGACAGAAACCGCAACCACAACATTGCGCTGGGGTCTGCTTTTTATGATGAAGTTCCCAGAAATCCAAG AAAAGGTGCAGGCAGAGATAGACAGGGTGATTGGACAGTCGCGTCAGCCCTGTTTGGCTGACAGAGTTGATATGCCCTACACTGAGGCTGTTATCCATGAGATGCAAAGATTTGGAGATGTTGTTCCGCTGGGATTCCCTAAAAAAGCTGTGAAAGACACAAAACTAGGGGATTACTTCATTCCTAAG GGGACATCTATTACAGTAAACCTGTCTTCAGTCCTGCATGATCCAAATGAATGGGAGACACCAGACACCTTTAACCCAGGACACTTCCTGAATGAAAATGGACAGTTTCGGAAAAGAGATGCGTTCCTGCCATTTTCAGCAG GTAAGCGAGCGTGTTTGGGAGAGCAGCTGGCTCGTCAGGAGCTTTTCTTATACTTCACCTCTCTGCTGCAGCAATTCACCATCTCCAAATGTCCAGGAGAGGAACCCAGTTTGGAGGGAGAGATATGGTTCACATATGCTCCTGCTCCCTACCGTATGTGTCTGTCCTCACGTTAG